A single Pseudomonadota bacterium DNA region contains:
- a CDS encoding ATP-binding protein, translated as MEKSDELYRTVFENTGTATIVSEGDTTISLANMQFQKLSGYSNEELQSKRSWIEFIAKDDLEKMLNYHNLRRIDPDSTPKNYEIRFITRQGDLRDISITVDLVHGTQKSVLSFMDITELKRAEREVRQLNEELEKRVRQRTVQLEAANKELEAFSYSVSHDLRTPLISIEGFSHMLSEKYGKDLNEKAQMYLNAILKSTKQMNQLINDLLALSRLKRKDFEVEDLDMGEIAKDVFEELKVINRGRKINFLINSAPHGTGDPSMIREVFMNLLSNAIKFTKHRDIAIIEVGGEAGKDENMFFVKDNGAGFDMEHAEKIFNAFQRLHNDNEYEGTGIGLAIVQRIIARHGGRVWAEGKIDEGATFYFTLPIKAVHG; from the coding sequence ATGGAAAAATCAGACGAATTGTACCGGACCGTTTTTGAAAATACCGGAACCGCTACTATTGTAAGCGAGGGGGACACTACAATCTCCCTTGCAAATATGCAATTTCAAAAATTATCAGGCTATTCAAATGAAGAGTTGCAATCCAAAAGAAGTTGGATAGAATTTATAGCCAAAGATGACCTTGAAAAAATGCTCAATTATCATAACTTACGAAGAATTGATCCTGATTCTACCCCGAAAAACTATGAGATCAGGTTCATTACCAGACAAGGGGATTTAAGGGACATTTCCATCACAGTTGATCTGGTCCACGGAACACAGAAAAGTGTTTTGTCTTTTATGGATATTACGGAATTAAAAAGGGCAGAAAGGGAGGTCCGACAATTAAACGAAGAACTGGAAAAAAGGGTAAGGCAACGCACTGTACAGCTTGAGGCTGCGAACAAAGAGCTTGAGGCGTTTTCATATTCCGTCTCCCATGATCTCCGTACACCTCTTATCAGCATTGAGGGGTTTTCACATATGCTCTCAGAAAAATATGGAAAAGACCTTAACGAAAAGGCACAGATGTATCTTAATGCAATCCTGAAAAGCACAAAACAGATGAACCAGTTGATAAATGACCTACTTGCGTTATCACGGCTGAAGAGAAAGGATTTTGAAGTTGAGGACTTGGATATGGGGGAGATTGCAAAAGACGTTTTTGAAGAGCTTAAGGTGATAAACCGAGGACGCAAGATCAATTTCTTGATAAATAGTGCCCCTCATGGAACCGGTGATCCTTCAATGATACGCGAGGTATTTATGAACCTTCTTTCCAACGCAATTAAATTTACCAAACACAGAGATATTGCAATCATCGAGGTGGGTGGGGAAGCAGGGAAAGACGAAAATATGTTTTTTGTGAAGGATAACGGTGCAGGGTTTGATATGGAACATGCAGAAAAGATCTTCAATGCATTTCAAAGACTGCACAACGATAACGAGTATGAGGGGACAGGTATCGGGCTTGCAATCGTACAGAGGATCATTGCCCGACATGGCGGCAGAGTATGGGCCGAAGGGAAGATAGATGAAGGCGCCACCTTTTATTTCACATTACCGATAAAAGCCGTTCATGGTTAA
- the amrB gene encoding AmmeMemoRadiSam system protein B produces the protein MDFPKIRYIEAHPFKQDGEELVLLKDAEGIMENSLVVSKDLVFLLSLMDGTRSLRDIQVEYIKASGELLYIEHIRQLVEDMDKNLLLFSEHFKQHLAGLKETYENDPIRKPYLAGKSYQANRMELLVFLDEMFRTARYETPKGRITGMLAPHIDYGRGTEVYCDTYSSLKGQGKSLLIIFGTSHYPTEKIWSISSKSFATPLDIIPNSEDFCRLIKHNDVLKGYIDEWPHRNEHSIELQLPLIQFMIQNDFEIFPILTGSLHEHINGDKNIETDQELKDIIDNFKSVLTEYEKPYIIISGADLAHIGAQFGDKYDLDALTLGQSRAKDEELLRCIGNVDADGFFKTIQNEGDRRRICGLTPIYFQLKLLENSTGEIVSYKQWTDGQSSVSFAGGLFYHK, from the coding sequence ATGGATTTCCCCAAAATACGATACATTGAAGCACACCCCTTTAAACAGGATGGAGAAGAACTGGTACTGCTTAAAGATGCAGAAGGGATTATGGAAAATTCCCTCGTTGTATCAAAGGATCTGGTTTTCCTTCTTTCTCTAATGGATGGAACAAGGTCTTTGCGGGACATTCAGGTAGAATATATTAAGGCTTCCGGTGAACTTCTATACATCGAGCATATCCGGCAACTCGTTGAAGATATGGATAAAAACCTGCTCCTGTTCAGTGAACACTTTAAGCAACATCTTGCCGGACTGAAAGAAACATATGAAAACGACCCTATCAGGAAACCATATCTTGCAGGAAAGAGTTATCAGGCAAACAGAATGGAATTACTCGTATTTCTTGATGAAATGTTCAGGACAGCAAGATATGAAACGCCAAAAGGCAGGATTACAGGCATGCTTGCTCCGCATATCGATTACGGAAGAGGAACAGAGGTGTATTGTGATACCTATAGTTCATTAAAAGGCCAGGGGAAATCCCTTCTCATTATATTCGGCACGTCACACTATCCCACTGAAAAAATATGGAGTATATCATCGAAAAGCTTCGCTACACCCCTTGATATAATACCAAACTCGGAAGACTTTTGCAGACTCATTAAGCACAACGATGTGCTGAAAGGCTACATTGATGAGTGGCCACATCGTAACGAACATTCAATTGAGCTCCAGTTGCCGCTCATTCAATTCATGATTCAGAATGATTTCGAAATTTTTCCTATTCTTACAGGCTCGTTACACGAACACATAAACGGCGACAAGAATATTGAAACAGACCAGGAGCTAAAAGATATTATTGATAATTTTAAATCTGTTCTCACCGAATACGAAAAACCGTATATCATTATATCAGGAGCCGACCTTGCACATATCGGGGCGCAATTCGGAGACAAGTACGACCTCGATGCCCTGACGCTCGGTCAATCCAGGGCAAAAGATGAGGAGCTTTTAAGATGTATCGGCAACGTTGACGCAGACGGTTTTTTCAAAACAATTCAAAATGAAGGAGATAGGCGCAGGATATGCGGACTGACCCCGATATATTTCCAGTTAAAACTGCTCGAAAACAGTACGGGCGAAATAGTCAGCTACAAACAGTGGACCGACGGTCAATCATCTGTCAGCTTTGCCGGAGGGCTCTTTTATCATAAGTAA